Proteins from one Loktanella sp. M215 genomic window:
- a CDS encoding autotransporter assembly complex protein TamA, with protein sequence MKLKQISWTAVLLLSTATVAAAQEVTIDAPGADDTLMGLLQDASLSRSIGDETDPQPQDYVAAARADYRRLLTALYAAGYYSGTISIKVNGNEAAAIAPLAAPDRIDTIAILVNPGPLFAFGRAEVAPLAPGTKLPDGFAPGKDARADVIRQAAGAARTTWRDQGYAKVTVANQQIVARHTENLLDATVTIAPGPQLSFGPLTVTGNEKVRTSAINRIAGLPTGQIYSPDDLTKAAQRLRETGAFDSVSLTEAEEVGPGNTLPITATIAESKPRRIGAGVEYSTVEGVRLSSYWMHRNIFGGAENLRFDAAVAGLGGGTGGIDYSLGTALRIPAIYGADTDLTATAEISREDEPDYLIDKFSTEVLVTRQLTDALEVQVGVGLLTAKEVTDLGTRNYTLLTAPLAATYDKRDSDTNAKKGYYIDVEATPFLALAGGSSGARGYLDGRVYYSFGTDDRFTVAARGQLGTVIGADETDAPADYLFYAGGSGTVRGQGYKSLGVDRLVNGEVVTTGGTSYAGAQIEARVGITKAISVVGFYDYGYVGSSPTPLVDGTYQDGVGLGVRYNTAIGPIRLDVGTPASGDNQFKSVEVYIGIGQAF encoded by the coding sequence GTGAAGTTAAAGCAGATCAGTTGGACCGCGGTCCTGTTGTTATCGACAGCCACCGTCGCCGCAGCGCAAGAGGTGACGATCGACGCACCCGGCGCCGATGACACCCTGATGGGTCTGTTGCAGGACGCCTCCCTGTCGCGCAGCATCGGGGACGAAACGGATCCGCAGCCGCAAGATTACGTGGCCGCCGCCCGCGCCGACTATCGCCGCCTGCTGACGGCGCTGTATGCCGCCGGTTATTACAGCGGCACGATCAGCATCAAGGTCAATGGCAACGAGGCCGCAGCAATCGCGCCGCTGGCCGCACCCGACCGGATCGACACCATCGCCATTCTGGTCAACCCCGGCCCGCTGTTCGCCTTTGGCCGGGCCGAAGTCGCACCGCTGGCCCCCGGCACCAAACTGCCCGACGGTTTTGCCCCCGGCAAGGATGCCCGCGCCGACGTGATCCGGCAGGCCGCCGGCGCCGCCCGCACGACGTGGCGCGATCAGGGCTATGCCAAGGTGACCGTCGCCAACCAGCAGATCGTGGCCCGCCACACGGAAAACCTGCTGGATGCCACCGTGACCATCGCCCCCGGCCCGCAGCTGTCCTTCGGCCCGCTGACCGTGACCGGCAACGAAAAGGTCCGCACCAGCGCGATCAACCGGATCGCGGGCCTGCCTACGGGGCAGATCTACAGCCCCGACGACCTGACCAAGGCGGCGCAACGCCTGCGCGAAACCGGCGCCTTTGACAGCGTGTCGCTGACCGAGGCCGAGGAGGTCGGGCCGGGCAACACCCTGCCGATCACCGCGACCATCGCCGAAAGCAAACCGCGCCGGATCGGTGCGGGCGTGGAATATTCCACGGTCGAGGGCGTGCGCCTGTCGTCCTACTGGATGCACCGCAACATTTTTGGCGGGGCCGAGAACCTGCGCTTTGACGCCGCCGTGGCGGGTCTGGGGGGCGGCACGGGGGGCATCGACTATTCGCTGGGCACGGCGCTGCGCATTCCCGCGATCTATGGCGCGGATACCGACCTGACCGCGACGGCCGAGATCAGTCGCGAGGACGAACCGGATTACCTGATCGACAAGTTCAGCACCGAGGTGCTGGTCACACGTCAGCTGACCGACGCGCTGGAAGTGCAGGTCGGTGTCGGTCTGCTGACCGCGAAGGAAGTCACCGATCTTGGCACCCGCAACTATACCCTGCTGACCGCCCCGCTGGCCGCAACCTACGACAAGCGCGACAGCGACACGAACGCCAAGAAAGGCTATTACATCGACGTCGAGGCGACGCCCTTTCTTGCGCTCGCTGGCGGGTCGAGCGGTGCGCGCGGCTATCTGGATGGCCGGGTCTATTACAGCTTCGGGACCGACGACCGCTTTACCGTCGCAGCACGGGGCCAGTTGGGCACGGTCATCGGCGCCGATGAAACCGATGCCCCCGCCGACTACCTGTTCTATGCGGGTGGCAGCGGCACCGTGCGCGGTCAGGGCTATAAGTCGCTGGGTGTCGACCGTCTGGTGAATGGCGAGGTCGTGACCACGGGCGGCACGTCCTACGCCGGTGCGCAGATCGAGGCGCGGGTCGGCATCACCAAGGCAATCAGCGTCGTGGGTTTCTACGACTATGGCTATGTCGGCAGCAGCCCGACACCGCTGGTCGACGGCACCTATCAGGACGGCGTCGGTCTTGGCGTGCGCTACAACACCGCCATCGGGCCGATCCGCCTTGACGTGGGCACCCCGGCCAGTGGCGATAACCAGTTCAAGTCTGTCGAAGTTTACATCGGGATCGGACAAGCGTTTTGA
- the truA gene encoding tRNA pseudouridine(38-40) synthase TruA has protein sequence MPRFALKIEYDGSPFAGWQRQADQPSVQGAVEAALARLEPGPHTIAAAGRTDSGVHATGQVAHCDLMRDWDPFRLSEALTYHLKPLPVAIIDCAGVADDWHARFTATERRYLFRLIARRAPLTVEAGGIWQVKMPLDVAAMQVGADHLLGRHDFTTFRAALCQADSPVRTLDELRIEKVPTHAGQLLHIHVRARSFLHNQVRSIVGTLERVGSGAWQPDDVRTALLARDRAACGPVSPPHGLYLAGVTYPDDPFRNA, from the coding sequence ATGCCACGTTTTGCCCTGAAGATCGAGTATGATGGCAGCCCCTTTGCGGGCTGGCAACGGCAGGCCGACCAGCCGTCGGTGCAGGGTGCGGTCGAGGCGGCGCTGGCGCGGCTGGAACCCGGCCCCCACACCATCGCCGCCGCAGGACGCACGGATTCCGGCGTGCATGCGACGGGTCAGGTCGCCCATTGCGACCTCATGCGCGACTGGGATCCCTTCCGGTTGTCAGAGGCGCTGACGTATCACCTGAAACCCCTGCCCGTCGCGATCATCGACTGCGCGGGAGTGGCGGACGACTGGCACGCACGGTTCACCGCGACCGAGCGACGCTATCTCTTTCGCCTGATCGCCCGGCGCGCGCCCCTGACGGTCGAGGCCGGCGGGATCTGGCAGGTCAAGATGCCGCTGGATGTGGCGGCGATGCAGGTCGGTGCGGACCATCTGCTGGGCCGCCATGACTTCACGACCTTCCGCGCGGCGCTGTGTCAGGCCGACAGCCCGGTGCGCACATTGGATGAATTGCGCATTGAAAAGGTTCCGACCCACGCGGGACAGTTGCTGCACATCCACGTCCGCGCGCGGTCGTTCCTGCACAATCAGGTCCGCAGTATCGTCGGCACGCTGGAACGCGTCGGCAGTGGCGCATGGCAGCCCGACGACGTCAGAACGGCCCTTCTGGCGCGCGACCGCGCGGCCTGCGGGCCGGTCAGCCCGCCGCATGGCCTCTATCTGGCGGGTGTTACCTATCCGGACGATCCGTTCCGCAACGCCTGA
- a CDS encoding translocation/assembly module TamB domain-containing protein, which produces MRHLLLLLTLLTLPFAAVAQDDEGEGYLTRLIQDNLSGDDRIVDIQGFQGALSSRATVDRITVADSEGVWLDLENVVLDWNRTALLRGRIDVQELTAELVKIERAPVSTSTAPSPEAQPFSLPDLPVGINLDTLNIARIELGESFLGEPVALNLQGSARLAGGEGEANVTANRLDGKTGVFAIDGSYDNGTKVLSLNLNVEEGQDGIVARLINLPDRPSLKLTINGEAPVSEFAATLALATDGQDRITGDFAVNSTTGQTGFALNIGGDLTPLLADDYDGFFGSDVSLVAAGNVGANGGFALTTLDLTAQSLRLNGRVNVGQNGWPELIDLTGTVADSTGEPVLLPIGGPKTYVDNIDLAIKYDQAVSTDWTANFDIRNFDRPGLGINEITLQGGGIIENGNGAETGRITADLDYAATGLQLDDAGAAQAFGDTLNGKIVVNRVEGQPTEISTLTLNGPGIEVAAKATVQGPSDGFRTQADVTFDAEALGRFSTLAGRNLGGSAQADVTATVTPLDGLFNILLNATTQDLAVNVPQLDPVLAGTGTVSVRAVRDTTGTRIEDLAVNTPEAAVTANADITSGVSTGNFDISVQNVGLIAPGLTGPARVTGNADRNDLGNVTFQVNGTGPATTFDANGTVSPSAEGQTINATVNAAASDLSRFSQIAKRDLSGAVDLTVNAVMLSDMTRYTAEVRGTTQDLQTGTPQIDPLLLGAGTIAGEVGYIGEDRYIIKGLDVQTPELSLTADADGGLTGPLSADAILRVGNIGLIAEGLSGPLTVALNADRDDAGVTDATLTANGPGTDIKADVQVAAPVDNYRITGTIDAAVADLAPYAVLAGRDIAGGIDMSVDGTLLPDLRLFDVNLVGTTDDLAVGIPQVDALLAGSGRISGGVARTGPDAFALNNLDVATPQLTIQGSANGGMTGPLAADIQAQLNDAGALAQGLNGPLAIDLNASRNDAGTAQVNLTANGSGTDVTLDAQVAPQEDDYRITGTLNAAVSNLSQFAALAGQPISGGVTLQAEGTLLPDLSQLDARVNATTSNLAIGNPQVDQLLRGQGTIALDAAKSGQDITLRSFDVQFPQVSASGNLSAAGGGAANGTINARLADIGLFTDALSGPVTAQGQVGRTAAGGYTLNIDATGPGGIAANASGEIAGNGNLNFDVTGNAPLGFANPFLEPRRLDGIANFDISANGPPALSSISGRISTTGARLSDPTLSQALTDINATLALNGGQAQVDLTGNVQTGGSIALSGPVTLSAPFNGNLTLNVNAVELRDPNLYETIVNGTVTVNGPLAGGALIAGRLALGETNIQVPSSGTGALGELPAVTHLNPSTAVRLTLDRADVAVNASSAPAKAAASGGPVYPLDVRIDAPNRIFIRGRGLDAELGGSLQLGGTTANIVPVGQFDLQRGRISILQQRFDLTEGSASLQGDFIPYIRLVATTRAETGTTINIIVQGPANDPEVTFQSVPDLPQDEVLSQLIFGRDISEISPLQAIQLAAAVGELAGRGGGGLIDNFRSGIGLDDFDVTTDENGNAAVRAGKYLTDNIYTDVTIGSDGTTEINLNLDITDEITAKGTAGADGDTSVGVFFERDY; this is translated from the coding sequence TTGAGACATCTCCTTCTTCTGCTGACCCTGCTGACCCTGCCCTTCGCCGCCGTGGCGCAGGACGACGAAGGCGAAGGCTATCTGACCCGGCTGATCCAGGACAACCTGTCCGGCGATGACCGGATCGTGGATATCCAGGGCTTTCAGGGCGCGCTGTCGTCGCGGGCGACCGTGGACCGGATCACCGTGGCCGACAGCGAAGGCGTCTGGCTGGACCTTGAAAACGTCGTGCTGGACTGGAACCGCACCGCGCTGCTGCGCGGTCGCATCGACGTGCAGGAACTGACGGCAGAACTGGTCAAGATCGAACGCGCCCCCGTGTCGACCAGCACGGCCCCCTCGCCAGAGGCGCAGCCGTTTTCCCTACCGGACCTGCCGGTGGGCATCAACCTCGACACGCTGAACATTGCGCGGATCGAACTGGGCGAAAGCTTTCTGGGGGAACCTGTGGCCCTGAACCTGCAGGGGTCCGCCCGACTGGCAGGTGGCGAAGGCGAGGCCAATGTCACGGCCAACCGGCTGGACGGCAAGACAGGCGTCTTCGCCATCGATGGCAGCTATGACAACGGCACCAAGGTCCTGAGCCTGAACCTGAACGTCGAGGAAGGTCAGGACGGCATCGTCGCGCGTCTGATCAACCTGCCGGACCGCCCCTCGCTGAAACTGACGATCAACGGCGAGGCACCGGTCAGCGAATTTGCTGCCACGCTGGCACTGGCCACGGACGGTCAGGACCGGATCACCGGCGATTTCGCCGTGAACTCTACCACCGGGCAGACCGGTTTCGCGCTGAATATCGGCGGCGACCTGACGCCGCTGCTGGCGGATGATTACGACGGTTTCTTCGGGTCCGACGTGTCACTGGTGGCCGCAGGCAACGTGGGCGCCAACGGCGGCTTTGCCCTGACAACGCTGGATCTGACGGCGCAAAGCCTGCGCCTGAACGGGCGCGTGAATGTCGGTCAGAACGGCTGGCCCGAACTGATCGACCTGACCGGCACCGTGGCCGACAGCACCGGCGAACCGGTCCTGCTGCCGATCGGCGGGCCGAAGACCTATGTCGACAACATCGACCTTGCGATCAAGTATGACCAAGCCGTCAGCACCGACTGGACCGCCAATTTCGACATCCGCAATTTCGACCGTCCCGGTCTGGGGATCAACGAGATCACGCTGCAAGGCGGCGGCATCATCGAAAACGGCAATGGCGCGGAAACCGGCCGGATTACCGCCGATCTGGATTATGCCGCGACCGGCCTGCAACTGGACGACGCCGGTGCGGCACAGGCCTTCGGCGACACCCTGAACGGCAAGATCGTCGTGAACCGTGTCGAAGGACAGCCGACCGAGATTTCCACACTGACCCTGAACGGGCCGGGCATCGAAGTCGCCGCGAAGGCCACGGTGCAGGGCCCGTCTGACGGGTTCCGCACGCAGGCCGACGTGACTTTCGATGCAGAGGCGCTGGGGCGTTTCTCGACCCTCGCCGGGCGCAATCTGGGCGGATCGGCGCAAGCTGACGTCACCGCGACCGTCACACCGCTGGACGGTCTGTTCAACATCCTGCTGAACGCCACGACGCAGGACCTTGCCGTCAACGTGCCGCAGCTTGACCCGGTTCTGGCCGGCACCGGCACCGTGTCGGTCCGCGCCGTGCGCGACACCACCGGCACCCGGATCGAGGATCTGGCGGTCAACACGCCAGAGGCAGCGGTGACGGCGAACGCCGACATCACCAGCGGCGTCAGCACGGGCAATTTCGACATCTCGGTCCAGAACGTGGGCCTGATCGCGCCCGGCCTGACCGGCCCCGCGCGGGTCACCGGCAATGCCGACCGCAACGATCTGGGCAACGTGACGTTTCAGGTGAACGGCACCGGCCCCGCCACGACATTCGACGCCAACGGCACGGTCAGCCCATCGGCTGAAGGTCAGACGATCAATGCCACCGTGAATGCGGCGGCCAGCGACCTGTCGCGCTTCAGCCAGATCGCGAAACGCGACCTGTCCGGCGCTGTCGACCTGACGGTGAACGCTGTGATGCTGTCGGACATGACCCGCTATACCGCCGAGGTGCGTGGCACCACGCAGGATCTGCAGACCGGGACGCCCCAGATCGATCCCCTGCTGCTGGGCGCCGGCACCATCGCGGGCGAGGTCGGCTATATCGGCGAGGATCGCTATATCATCAAGGGTCTGGACGTGCAGACGCCGGAACTGTCCCTGACCGCGGATGCGGACGGCGGCCTGACCGGCCCGCTAAGCGCGGATGCCATCCTGCGGGTCGGCAACATCGGCCTGATCGCCGAAGGGCTGTCCGGCCCGCTGACGGTGGCGCTGAACGCCGACCGTGACGATGCGGGCGTGACGGATGCCACGCTGACGGCCAACGGCCCCGGCACCGACATCAAGGCAGATGTCCAAGTCGCAGCCCCCGTTGACAATTATCGCATCACCGGCACCATCGACGCCGCCGTGGCCGACCTTGCACCCTACGCCGTCCTCGCGGGACGGGATATCGCGGGCGGCATCGACATGTCCGTGGACGGGACGCTGCTGCCGGACCTGAGACTGTTCGACGTGAACCTTGTCGGCACGACAGACGATCTGGCCGTGGGCATCCCGCAGGTGGATGCGCTGCTGGCAGGCTCTGGCCGGATCAGCGGCGGCGTGGCGCGGACCGGCCCGGATGCCTTCGCGCTCAATAATCTGGACGTGGCCACACCGCAGCTGACCATTCAGGGCAGTGCCAACGGCGGCATGACGGGGCCGCTGGCCGCCGACATTCAGGCGCAGCTGAACGATGCGGGCGCGCTGGCGCAGGGCCTGAACGGCCCGCTGGCTATCGACCTGAACGCCAGCCGCAATGACGCCGGCACTGCACAGGTCAACCTGACGGCCAATGGGTCGGGCACCGACGTCACGCTCGACGCGCAGGTCGCCCCGCAAGAGGACGACTATCGCATCACCGGCACGCTGAACGCCGCCGTGTCCAACCTGTCGCAGTTCGCGGCATTGGCAGGGCAGCCGATCTCCGGCGGTGTGACCCTGCAGGCCGAAGGCACCCTTTTGCCCGACCTCAGCCAGCTGGATGCGCGGGTGAATGCCACGACAAGCAACCTCGCGATCGGCAATCCGCAGGTCGACCAGTTGCTGCGCGGTCAGGGCACAATTGCACTGGACGCGGCGAAATCCGGGCAGGACATCACCCTGCGCAGCTTTGACGTGCAATTCCCGCAGGTCAGCGCCTCCGGCAACCTCAGCGCTGCCGGTGGCGGCGCCGCCAATGGCACCATCAACGCGCGACTGGCCGACATAGGCCTCTTCACCGATGCCCTGTCCGGGCCGGTCACCGCACAGGGCCAGGTCGGCCGCACCGCGGCTGGCGGCTATACGCTGAACATCGACGCCACCGGCCCCGGTGGCATCGCCGCCAACGCAAGCGGAGAGATTGCCGGCAACGGCAATCTGAATTTCGACGTGACGGGCAACGCGCCGCTTGGCTTTGCCAACCCGTTCCTCGAACCGCGCCGTCTGGACGGGATCGCGAATTTCGACATCTCGGCCAACGGCCCCCCTGCCCTGTCGTCGATCAGCGGTCGCATCAGCACCACCGGGGCGCGCCTGTCCGACCCGACGCTGTCGCAGGCCCTGACGGACATCAACGCGACCCTCGCGCTGAACGGCGGGCAGGCGCAGGTCGATCTGACCGGGAACGTGCAGACCGGCGGCAGCATCGCGCTGTCCGGCCCGGTCACGCTGTCGGCCCCGTTCAACGGCAACCTGACGCTGAACGTGAACGCGGTCGAACTGCGCGATCCGAACCTCTACGAGACCATCGTCAACGGCACCGTGACGGTGAACGGTCCACTGGCCGGGGGTGCGCTGATCGCCGGTCGTCTGGCACTGGGAGAGACCAATATCCAGGTCCCCTCCTCCGGCACGGGCGCGCTGGGCGAATTGCCGGCCGTCACCCACCTAAACCCCAGCACCGCCGTGCGCCTGACGCTCGACCGGGCGGATGTGGCAGTCAACGCCTCTTCTGCCCCGGCCAAGGCGGCCGCCAGCGGTGGGCCGGTCTATCCCCTTGATGTGCGGATCGACGCACCGAACCGCATCTTCATCCGCGGGCGCGGCCTCGATGCGGAACTGGGCGGTTCGCTGCAACTGGGCGGGACGACGGCCAATATCGTGCCGGTCGGCCAGTTCGACCTGCAACGGGGCCGGATCAGCATCCTGCAACAGCGGTTCGACCTGACCGAAGGGTCAGCCTCGCTGCAGGGCGATTTCATCCCCTATATCCGGCTGGTCGCCACGACCCGCGCAGAGACCGGCACGACGATCAACATCATCGTTCAGGGTCCCGCCAACGACCCCGAGGTGACGTTCCAGTCCGTCCCCGACCTGCCGCAGGACGAGGTTCTGTCGCAACTGATCTTCGGGCGCGACATCTCTGAAATCAGCCCCTTGCAGGCGATCCAGCTGGCTGCGGCCGTGGGTGAACTCGCCGGGCGCGGGGGTGGCGGGTTGATCGACAACTTCCGCTCCGGCATCGGCCTTGACGATTTCGACGTGACGACGGACGAGAACGGCAATGCGGCCGTGCGGGCCGGTAAATACCTGACCGACAACATCTATACCGACGTCACCATCGGCAGCGACGGCACGACCGAGATCAACCTGAACCTCGACATCACGGACGAGATCACGGCCAAGGGCACCGCCGGCGCCGACGGCGACACCAGCGTCGGCGTGTTCTTCGAACGCGACTACTGA